In a single window of the Mus musculus strain C57BL/6J chromosome 6, GRCm38.p6 C57BL/6J genome:
- the Clec2d gene encoding C-type lectin domain family 2 member D isoform X1: protein MVLTVAVIALSVALSATKTEQIPVNKTYAACPQNWIGVENKCFYFSEYPSNWTFAQAFCMAQEAQLARFDNQDELNFLMRYKANFDSWIGLHRESSEHPWKWTDNTEYNNTIPIRGEERFAYLNNNGISSTRIYSLRMWICSKLNSYSLHCQTPFFPS, encoded by the exons ATGGTCCTCACTGTAGCTGTAATTGCTCTTTCTGTTGCTTTGTCAG CAACAAAGACAGAACAGATCCCAGTCAACAAGACCTATGCTGCTTGCCCGCAAAACTGGATTGGagttgaaaataaatgtttttatttttctgaataccCAAGTAACTGGACATTCGCCCAGGCCTTCTGCATGGCACAAGAGGCCCAACTAGCTCGGTTTGACAACCAGGATGAGCTG AATTTCCTAATGAGATACAAGGCGAATTTTGATTCCTGGATTGGCCTGCACAGAGAGTCGTCAGAGCACCCTTGGAAGTGGACAGACAACACTGAGTATAACAACAC gATTCCCATCCGGGGAGAGGAAAGATTTGCCTACCTGAACAACAACGGGATCAGCAGTACCAGGATCTATTCACTTCGGATGTGGATCTGTAGCAAGCTCAACAGCTATAGCCTCCACTGCCAaactcctttttttccttcctag
- the Clec2d gene encoding C-type lectin domain family 2 member D, whose translation MCVTKASLPMLSPTGSPQEVEVGKILQGKRHGTISPESCAKLYCYYGVIMVLTVAVIALSVALSATKTEQIPVNKTYAACPQNWIGVENKCFYFSEYPSNWTFAQAFCMAQEAQLARFDNQDELNFLMRYKANFDSWIGLHRESSEHPWKWTDNTEYNNTIPIRGEERFAYLNNNGISSTRIYSLRMWICSKLNSYSLHCQTPFFPS comes from the exons ATGTGTGTCACAAAGGCTTCCCTACCTATGCTTAGTCCCACAGGCAGCCCGCAGGAGGTAGAAGTGG gtaaaattctccaaggaAAAAGGCACGGAACCATCTCCCCTGAGTCTTGTGCTAAGCTTTACTGCTACTATGGAGTGATCATGGTCCTCACTGTAGCTGTAATTGCTCTTTCTGTTGCTTTGTCAG CAACAAAGACAGAACAGATCCCAGTCAACAAGACCTATGCTGCTTGCCCGCAAAACTGGATTGGagttgaaaataaatgtttttatttttctgaataccCAAGTAACTGGACATTCGCCCAGGCCTTCTGCATGGCACAAGAGGCCCAACTAGCTCGGTTTGACAACCAGGATGAGCTG AATTTCCTAATGAGATACAAGGCGAATTTTGATTCCTGGATTGGCCTGCACAGAGAGTCGTCAGAGCACCCTTGGAAGTGGACAGACAACACTGAGTATAACAACAC gATTCCCATCCGGGGAGAGGAAAGATTTGCCTACCTGAACAACAACGGGATCAGCAGTACCAGGATCTATTCACTTCGGATGTGGATCTGTAGCAAGCTCAACAGCTATAGCCTCCACTGCCAaactcctttttttccttcctag